One Cryptococcus decagattii chromosome 8, complete sequence DNA segment encodes these proteins:
- a CDS encoding cystathionine beta-lyase, translating to MTTPSTPGESSLATSIYSLAPTPIDVHKERVANWRFSTICANVDGKDQYGASSTPIYQTATFKGMDGQYDYTRSGNPTRAALENHLARLYGATQTFALSTGMTCLDTILRLVRPGETVLAGDDLYGGTNRLLTYLGTHGGVDVRHVDTTDVDKVIPHLGPGNKVKMVLLESPTNPLLKIADLQEIADAVHSAAPSALIVVDNTMMSPYLQRPLEIGADIVYDSATKYLSGHHDLMAGIIAASRPAICKDIAFIINSVGSGLAPFDSFLLLRGVKTMSLRMDRQMASAQLVALYLDSFGFLVHYPGLKSHPKRDIHYKQASGAGAVLSFVTGDKALSERIVGGTRLWGISVSFGAVNSLISMPCLMSHASISAAVRAERGLPENLIRLCVGIEDPRDLIDDLEHSLLQAGAIVPNLQYTPLSETKAAELYARDGEAWILERAKGFKRPSTESTAVDKLVRGVKQSLGLSTPPKDYKTINEDIAVSAPGKVILFGEHAVVHGVTAIASSVDLRCFSVLSPRRDRKIGLEVPNIGVELEWEISKLPWNLLPVHSNGERHVADKELDTALLEAVEGAVNAHVEVYKTGVGACVAFLYLYMMIAGEESNALSVTFTASSNLPISAGLGSSAAYSTCVASSFLLARQHLSIPSADRLSKEDTDLVDGWAFLAEKVLHGNPSGIDNAVAVRGGAVAFTRSVGGKQGGMDGLHGFSSVRLLLTNTFVPRDTKTLVAGVSAKRLAEPQAVNHILDSIQAISDEARSLLGGGKPVERTILVKRLEALIKENHVHLVNLGVSHPSLEMIVAATSQAPFELATKLTGAGGGGCALTLIPDDFPESSLNELVQTLEGHGFQAHLTTLGGPGLGVLTTPSKLDQTSEQLRDAVRTHNEGEGMVVPKRASLREADKEGLHSWAERLGKWVYA from the exons ATGACCACTCCTTCAACACCAGGCGAAAGCTCGCTCGCCACATCTATCTACTCTCTCGCTCCAACTCCTATCGACGTTCATAAAGAGCGAGTCGCCAACTGGCgcttctccaccatctgCGCCAATGTCGATGGCAAGGACCAGTACGGAGCTAGCTCAACACCAATCTACCAGACTGCCACCTTCAAGGGTATGGACGGCCAGTATGACTACACCAGATCTGGAAACCCCACACGAGCTGCTCTTG AAAACCACCTTGCAAGGTTGTACGGCGCTACCCAAACATTTGCCTTGTCTACTGGTATGACTTGTCTTGACACGATCTTGCGACTTGTTAGGCCAGGAGAGACAGTTTTGGCGGGTGACGACTTGTACGGAGGTACGAACCGACTTTTGACTTATCTTGGAACACATGGCGGTGTCGACGTCAGGCATGTCGACACTACGGATGTGGACAAAGTAATTCCTCACCTTGGACCAGGAAACAAGGTCAAGATGGTTCTTTTAGAATCCCCCACGAACCCTCTGTTGAAAATTGCCGACCTGCAAGAAATCGCCGATGCCGTTCACTCTGCGGCTCCCAGTGCTTTGATTGTGGTTGACAACACTATGATGTCTCCTTATTTGCAACGACCACTTGAGATCGGTGCCGATATCGTTTATGACTCTGCTACCAAATATCTCTCGGGTCACCACGATCTTATGGCAGGTATCATTGCAGCTTCTCGACCTGCTATCTGCAAAGATATTGCATTTATTATTAACTCTGTTGGATCCGGCCTTGCTCCTTTCGACTCTTTCCTCTTACTCCGTGGCGTCAAGACCATGTCTCTCAGGATGGACAGGCAGATGGCCTCTGCTCAGCTTGTTGCGCTCTATCTTGATTCATTTGGCTTCTTGGTCCATTACCCTGGTCTCAAGAGCCATCCTAAGAGAGACATCCACTACAAGCAGGCGTCTGGTGCCGGTGCGGTGCTGAGTTTCGTTACTGGCGACAAGGCTCTGAGTGAACGGATTGTTGGTGGGACAAGACTGTGGGGTATCAGCGTATCTTTCGGAGCTGTCAATAGTTTGATCAGCATGCCATGTTTAATGTC TCATGCCTCCATTTCCGCGGCAGTTCGTGCTGAACGAGGTCTTCCTGAAAACCTTATCCGGCTTTGTGTCGGTATTGAGGACCCTAGGGATCTTATTGATGACTTGGAGcactctcttctccaagcAGGAGCTATCGTTCCCAATCTACAATACACCCCTCTCTCCGAGACCAAGGCAGCCGAATTGTACGCTCGGGACGGTGAAGCGTGGATCCTGGAACGTGCAAAAGGTTTTAAGCGACCTTCTACCGAGTCTACTGCCGTTGACAAGCTTGTCCGCGGTGTGAAGCAGAGCCTCGGTCTCTCTACCCCTCCCAAAGATTACAAGACGATCAATGAAGACATCGCGGTTTCTGCTCCTGGCAAGGTTATTCTTTTCGGTGAGCACGCTGTCGTACACGGCGTCACTGCCATCGCGTCTAGCGTCGACCTCCGATGTTTCTCCGTTTTGTCTCCTCGTCGTGATCGAAAGATTGGATTAGAAGTACCCAATATCGGTGTCGAGCTCGAGTGGGAAATTAGCAAGCTACCTTGGAATTTGCTTCCCGTGCACTCAAATGGCGAGAGGCACGTCGCCGACAAGGAGCTTGATACGGCGTTACTTGAGGCTGTGGAGGGTGCTGTCAATGCTCATGTTGAAGTGTATAAGACCGGTGTAGGTGCCTGTGTAGCCTTCTTATATCTGTACATGATGATCGCAGGCGAAGAATCCAATGC TCTTTCTGTAACCTTTACCGCTTCTTCAAACCTCCCTATCTCCGCTGGTCTTGGATCATCGGCAGCTTACTCCACTTGCGTCGCAtcatctttccttctcgcTCGTCAGCACCTCTCCATTCCCTCGGCCGATCGCCTTTCCAAGGAAGACACCGACTTGGTCGATGGATGGGCTTTCTTAGCCGAAAAGGTTTTGCATGGAAACCCCAGTGGTATTGATAACGCTGTAGCTGTCAGGGGTGGTGCTGTTGCTTTTACCAGATCGGTTGGAGGTAAGCAGGGCGGTATGGATGGTCTTCATGG CTTTTCCTCTGTCCGATTACTCTTGACCAATACTTTTGTTCCCAGAGATACCAAAACTTTGGTTGCGGGTGTTTCCGCGAAACGCCTTGCTGAACCTCAGGCTGTCAATCATATTCTCGATTCTATCCAAGCCATCTCTGACGAAGCGCGCTCTTTGCTTGGTGGTGGCAAGCCTGTGGAACGCACTATCCTTGTCAAGCGCCTTGAGGCGCTCATCAAGGAGAACCACGTACACTTGGTTAATCTCGGAGTGTCGCACCCTTCTTTGGAAATGATTGTGGCAGCTACCTCTCAGGCACCTTTCGAGTTAGCTACCAAGTTGACTGGTGCTGGTGGCGGCGGATGTGCTCTAACTCTTATTCCAGACG ATTTCCCTGAATCCTCCCTCAACGAGCTCGTCCAGACCCTCGAAGGCCATGGTTTCCAAGCGCACCTCACTACACTGGGCGGCCCTGGTCTCGGTGTCCTGACGACACCCTCCAAGCTCGATCAAACCTCTGAACAACTTCGAGATGCTGTAAGGACGCACAACGAGGGCGAGGGCATGGTTGTGCCGAAGAGAGCTAGTCTTAGAGAAGCCGATAAGGAAGGCTTGCACTCTTGGGCCGAAAGGTTGGGTAAATGGGTCTACGCTTAA